A segment of the Aptenodytes patagonicus chromosome 3, bAptPat1.pri.cur, whole genome shotgun sequence genome:
CTCAGCCCTGTCTCCAGCCCAGCCTGAGGCATGGTCTCTGGGCAGGCTGCAGCTCTCCCAAGGACTGGGTCAGCCTCCACCTTGCAAAGCTGAACCAGTTAGCACCAGTAAGAGCAGCTGGAGGGGACTGGGAGAGAGACCTCAGCCACCCAAAAGTGGGGGTTTTCTCGGCCAGCATTGCAAGGTTGACCTTGCACCGCTCTCTGCTCCCCGGGAGGAGCATGGGGCAGCCTTGAGGGGGCTAattcccctctccccatcccaagGAGAGGTTtagcatccctgcctgctgcgGCAGAGAGGGGGCTTGCTTGGAATGGGAGGCAAAGCCGGGCAAAGGACCGGGACATCCTGAATCCCCACCCAGCACCGAAACGCGAGTCAGCAAGCtctcctccaccccatccccgtccccatccccatcctcatctccCCACAGCCgcctgcctgcaggagcagcCTGGCAGCCATGCCGAGGAGCGCCTCTTCAAGCACCTCTTCACCGGCTACAACCGCTGGTCACGGCCGGTGCCCAACACCTCCGACGTGGTCATCGTGAAGTTCGGGCTCTCCATCGCGCAGCTGATCGACGTGGTGCGTAGCCCGCCGGTGGAGACCCCGGTCCTGCATGGTGTCTGTCTTTTCACCAGTTGGTCCTACCAGTCTGCCAGACCAGGGCCTGGGACATTGGCGTGAGGTTGGGTTCGGGCACCAGCAACCTCCTGGCCATCGCCAGTGGGTGACAAATGACCCGCTCTGTCTCCCCCAGACCTCCAACGAGCAGGGGGGTCTGCACCCCCGCCTCTCCATCCCAAACCCTCCCTTCCCCTGACAGCAGGAGAGCATCAAGGAAAACTGCAGCTCTCCATCCCTGCCATGTACTTATCCGCCATCCACCTGCCTTGAGGCACCTCTGGGtttgtctgtccatccatccctTGCTCATTCCTCCCATGCGCACCCATCTACCCACCCATCCGCCTGTCAGCCTATCCATCAATCCATCAGTCCATCTGTCCGTCTGTCCATCTAGCCATCCTTCCATCCACCTATCCACGGGACTGTACATTTGTCCATCCATCAGAGCGGCTCAGAGCTGTACGCTGCAAAATGCTATTTCTTGCTGCCATCTAGTGAGCAGATATCGCGGGGAAATATAGCCCCTCCTTGGACTTGTACCGGTACCAGTTGCTCCCGGGAGCTGAACCCCAGAGGCAGAGGGCAGAAAGTGAAAGCAGTAATTTGGGGGCCAATGCATTGATGGGACAAGCCCCTGGGCTCTCTCGGCCTGTCTcctctcatctctccctctttcccaccGCAGGATGAGAAGAACCAAATGATGACCACGAACGTCTGGCTGAAGCAGGTAGGAGCCTGTTCCCTCTCTGGGGCAAGGGCAGGAGCGTGCCAAGGAGGGCACAGCATTTGGGGCAGAAAGCCCCTGCCCAGGGGGGCTTGGTGGCACCTCCACGGTGCTGTTCCTTGGAGAGATGCtgccagaagaggaggaggaaggtgggatTGGGCAGCTCGGTCCCACCAGACTGAGGGCCACCTGGCGCCCTCCTCTCTGTGTCTCCCTCCAGGAGTGGAGCGACTACAAGCTGCGCTGGGACCCGGCTGACTTTGACAATGTCACCTCCATCCGTGTGCCCTCTGAGATGATCTGGATCCCCGACATCGTGCTCTACAACAAGTGAGTGGAGCTGCCAAGATGGAGCACCCCTCGGGCCAGATCcaccatcccatcccatcccatcccatgccatcccatcccatgccatcccatcccatcccaccccatcatCTCATCCCATGCCATCCCATCACATCCcatcccagcagctccctggcactgccagcccccacgggcctcctcctccccatcccaccccactgGTAAGGACGTAAGTCAGTCTGCATCCATCTCCCCATGTCCGGTGCTCACACTCCCACCCATCTCCGTGCTCTGGATGATGCCCAGGAGGGTGAACCCAGCACCAGGCAGGGATGCACGATGGGGCCACAGCTCCTTGATTTGAGATCAAGGCTTATACCAGCCCTGAGAGCTGAGGGAGCTCCTGGCCCTATTTCTTGGGGGAAACCCTTCATCCTCTGACCTTCCACCTCTCCACCCTTGCAGTGCTGACGGGGAGTTTGCTGTGACCCACATGACGAAGGCCCACCTCTTCTCCAACGGGAAGGTGAAGTGGGTGCCGCCCGCCATCTACAAGAGCTCATGCAGCATCGACGTCACCTTCTTCCCCTTCGACCAGCAGAACTGCAAGATGAAGTTCGGCTCCTGGACCTACGACAAGGCCAAGATCGACCTGGAGAACATGGATCACCACGTGGACCTCAAGGATTACTGGGAGAGCGGCGAGTGGGCCATCATAAAGGCCATCGGCACCTATAACTCCAAGAAGTATGACTGCTGCACCGAGATCTACCCCGACATCACCTTCTGCTTCATCATCCGTCGCCTCCCGCTCTTCTACACCATCAATCTCATCATACCCTGCCTGCTTATCTCCTGCCTGACTGTGCTGGTCTTCTACCTGCCCTCCGACTGCGGGGAGAAGATCACCCTCTGCATCTCCGTCCTGCTTTCCCTCACTGTCTTCCTGCTGCTCATCACGGAAATCATCCCGTCCACCTCGCTGGTCATCCCTCTCATCGGTGAGTACCTCCTCTTCACTATGATCTTCGTCACGCTCTCCATCATCATCACCGTGTTCGTCCTCAACGTCCACCACCGCTCACCCAGCACCCACACGATGCCTCACTGGGTGCGTAGCTTCTTCTTGGACTTCATCCCTCGCTGGCTCTTCATGAAGCGACCTCCGGCGTTGCCTCCCCCCGAGGGGACCGCGGGGCAGTACGACCTCCCGGGGACGAGGCTCAGCACCTCCCGGTGCTGGCTGGAGACTGATGTGGATGAcaagtgggaggaggaggaagaggaagaggaggaggaggaggaggaggaagaagaggaggaggaagaggaggagaagacatACCCCAGCCGCATATCTCAGGCAGGCTCCCGTGGCCAGGGCGCCCAGTGCCGCTATGACTGCGGGCGCCAAGCTGGGAAGACAtcggggggctcagccccccgGGTGCCCCCcaagggggaggaggagcaggtgggctCGGACCCGGGGCTGATGCTGTCCCCCAGCATCCTGAAGGCCTTGGAAGGGGTGCAGTACATCGCGGACCACCTGCGAGCCGAGGATGCTGATTTCTCGGTGAGTGGGTGCCCCCAAGGGctggggggtgaggaggggggagTCCCTCACTTGTACCTCCATGGAGGGGTCCGTGCTGGCACCCCCGGTCTGTTCCCTGGCTGCTGAGGACCCAAAGCCGGGGAGAAAATCAATGACTGCCTCCTGGGAGATGCCCGGTCCACGGGTTCAGTTGAGGGTTCCTCCAGCTCCTGTCCCTGACGGCTGCGGGGATGTTGGAGGTCCCTCTCCTGCCCGTTCTGTCCTGCCCTCGGAGAGCAGCGATggcccagcctgccctgctgggaCCCGGCTCAGGGGCTGCACCCCTACTTTTAGCCAGTTGGTTTCAGAAAACCCTGGGTGGGATTAGCTCTGCCCCAAGTAGCCTCCCCGGAGAggtccatcccccagccctgctgctccagggatTTCCCGAGACACGGGGTATCTCCTCACCCTGAGGCAAACGGCAGAGGCAGAGGAAGCCCCGGGTGGTCTCCTAACTCCAACGGGTTCTCACAAACGGGGGGCTGCATCCTCTGCCCGCACTCACAGCCCCTCTCTGCTCGGCAGGTGAAGGAGGACTGGAAGTACGTGGCCATGGTGATCGACCGCATCTTCCTCTGGATGTTCATCATCGTCTGCCTGCTGGGCACCGTGGGGCTCTTCCTCCCGCCCTACCTGGCGGGGATGATCTAGGGGCCGGGGCAGGCTGCGGTGGGGACGGCGAGCGATGCACGCTCCCTCCTCCCGGGGAGCGGGCACAGTGGTGCCCACCTCCAGCCGGACCCTCGCCTCTCCCTGGGAGGACATGGTCGCAACCATGGAGGACCCTCGGATGGGAAATGCGGGGTGAAGCAAGAGCTGTGCCGAGGGGTGACCTGGGGATGGTGGGGAGGGACGGCCGCCTGCCATCCTGCCCAGGGCAGTTGCAGCTGTCCTGGCATCGAGGAAGGCACGGTACAGCTTCCCCATTGACCGAGCGCAGGCTGGAGGCATCTAGGAGAGGCACCTGCTTCTTCAAGCTGCTGCAAGTCCTACCCAAAACCCAAGAACTGCATCTGGTTGTGACTCCAATGTGCTGGGCAAGAAGAGGGGACCTCACAGCCGCTTTAGGACGCATCCTGACCGCAGGGTGCTCAGGACCACAGGCTGGCACAGTCATGCATGACATGGGGCAGGCAATAACGCTTCAGATGGTCCATGCAGAAGGGGTACAGTCGTGGGATAGAGGTCCCCGCGTGGCTCGGGGGtctctgctctgcaaagcccAGCCCAGGTACAGACCCTCCTGCAACCCACCGGCACAAGCAGTGGCTTCCACGCCACCCCACACTGGAGCTCGGAGCAGCAGGGAGACGGGAACAGCCAAACCAGAAATGTGGGTGGCTTGGAAGGGAAAAACCACCCTGCAGAACGGGATAACCCACCCATCCACGGCCAGACGGCGTCCATGGACCCCGGGAGCTCAGGGGTGCTGCCTCGCGCCGAGGCTGGCGAACTTGGCTGGCACAGGGGGAACCTGCACTGCCGAGGTCCATCCCGAGCAAATCCTCCTCTCCATCCCACGTCAGGCCCCAAACCGTCTGATGACTGCTGCAACCCAGCTTTTAATTTCTAGCTTCCACATAACCTAAAGGACCCATGCTTACGGAGCATCTACTCTCTTCTTCCACGCCCCGAGAGACACCAGGTTTTTCCTGCAACGTTTTCTCCTCCTGGAGACCGACCCATCAGGGTGTTGGATGCAGTCTGAGAGGTTTCAGAAAACACTTTGTGCTTTCAGGAGTGAAATGGGGCGGAATAAACAGTGCCACGGAGGGACTTGCCCGTCCCGAGGGTGTTGCAGCCGCTCATGCAGCCTCCGGTGCTGGCAGGCTGGCTCGGGCGTGCACACACAGGGCTGAGAAATGAGATGTGCAAGGGAGCGAGTGCCCAGGCGTGGCTGGCTGgatgcgtgcgtgcgtgtgtgtgtctaaCCCGGTACACatgggctctgcagagccaggagggCACGGGGGGAGAGAGCTCTCCTGCGAGGATAATTTCTGTCCTGGTTGGGGCTGTGTCTCCTTGGGGTGATGTGGGGGTGTTGGCTGGAGGTGAACAGGACGGGATGCCCAGCACCCCAGGCACTGCCAGGCCACGGCACACAGGGCTTCAGCAGACCTCACCGCAATGGGGCAGAGGGGGAACTTGCTCCCCTTCCCACGTTAATCCCTGCAGCCCCTCTTGCCAGCCGCAGCCGGCACCCACCACCCCtctcagctcagccctgcctggctgaTGAGGCCACCAGAGCACAAGCTCTGGGGTGACCCCCCCAGTGTGGCACTAGACCCTCAAGCATccttcttttttgggggggagccCATCTTCATGGCTGTGCTATCCCACATAAACCACTTCCCAGCAGCCTCCACCACGAATTGTCCATGATTTCCTTACGGTCTTTGAAAAGCAAAGGTCTGCAGATACTCTCACTAGCAAGCcttggggtgggagcagggggagtCCAGGACCCTCCTATCGATCGTGGGCTCAACCGGAGGAAAATGGGGCTCCAGAGAGGACGCGGATGCAGCAGACCCGGGTTTaccccagcagctcccccggGGACGCTGCCACCGGGACGGCGCTTCCCCACGCCAGCAAGGTGGCTCAGAGGTCTGAGCAGCACAACCCTCACTCTTTCTAAGGAGGTGCTGGTGACCAGGGGACTTGTCCCCACGGTATGGGGGTGACAGGCAAGCACAGGCACAGCAGGACTTTGTGCATGGTTTATCTCAGCCAGAATGAACAGCGTTGTGGGAAGATGCTGGGGAAAAGCCCGAACCGTGCGGTTTCCAACTCAAAGCACAAACCGAACAGAGACTTGGTTTGCCGTCGTTGCTTACGCAGAGCAGCTCGGAGAAAACTCAGCTGGAAGAGGCACCGTTCTCCTGGTTTGTGTCACCGAAGGCTGTGGTCCGGCGGGGTCCCATGCCTCCCCATGCTCTGCAGGCTTGGGGCCGGGCACGCTCCAGCCATGGGTGCCAGAACCGGCTACACCGCGGCGCGCGGACCCGCCTCCCATCATTAAATAAACTCTTCTATACAATGTACAAGGAAATGCAAACAGTCCCTCCGGCCACCGCTCCGATGGCCCCTGGGGACCCCTGCGCGGCCCCCCGGGATGCCAGCTCCCCCAGCCGCTGTGCCCCCCGGCTCCCGGCGGCGAGGAGCGGGGTCCAGGTCCCCATCGCGACACGCCGCCTGCGGCCGGCCGTCCTTGGAGGGGCCGAGGGATGGACACACGGacctgctggcagctggggagcagggagccGCCAAGCAAAAGGGATCTTCAGCCGCCCTCGGGGACGGCCAGGTCCCCCCCAGCCCTTTCCAGGGACGAGTCACCAGACGCCTCCCTTCTTCAGAAGACCGACGAGACTATGCTAAAGACACGagtggctgcaggaggaggggggacagggagggcaggACGGCGAGGCCACGGGAGACACACAAAAGCCAGCTCCTCCGCAACGCTCTCCTCCCACCTCCGCCGACCGAAGCACGGcagtccctctcctcctctccttccccaccccttctccttccctctctcctcccctgccctcactCCAAGCACAGCTTCACCAGGTTGGCCTGGACCTTGGCTTGGTCCACGGCATCCAGGAGGTTCTTGGCATCCACGGCCAGGGTGTGGGAGGCCGTCAGCATCTGCCGCTTGCACTCTTCGCTCAGCGAGGTGATGGCGTTCTGCTGTGCCAGGCGCATCTTGTTGATGAGGTCGGCCAAGTCCTTGTTGAGCAGCTTCTGGGTCCCCTCGATCTGACCGTGACACGCAGGGGTTACAGACAGGGGTGCCGCCAGCACCCAACCCCACGCCggacccctctccctcctccctggtcCTACCTCGGtgcgggaggcggcgggcaggATGGGCAGGATCTCGTCGACGCTGCCAATCAGCTTCCGCAGGGACAGGCCCACGTTCTGCGGGGAGGGTGGTGGGGTTAGGATGACTCCAGGCATGGGCACAGGGAAGTGGTGCGTGGGAATAGTCTGTGCTGCTGAATCAAGGATCCCATTCGGGAGAGGGGCATAGTGGGAGACTCTCCCACCGTTGACCCAAGGACCCAACGGAGGAGCAGGGAGTGCTGGAAATGCTCCCACCGTTGACCCAAGGACCCAATGGAGGAGCAGGGCATGTTGGAAACTCTCCCATCATTGACCCAAGGATCCAAAGGAGGAGCTGGGAATGTTGGAAACGCTCCCTCCTACATGTGCAAGACTTTCCTGAGGAGCATGCTTGGTGGGACCTGCTCAGCAGACTCATTCCCAACTCCCTCCCCCATTCCCCTGGCGttgccccttccctgccctccctaCCTTCACCACGAGGATGTACCCCTCTGGGGGCAGGAGGCTGATCTCGTTCTTCAGCTGCAGCACGGCCTGCACCAGGTCCATGACGTTGCTGTACACCGTGTCATCTGTGCGGTCCAGGTTGGCAGTGGGGGCCGGGTGGATGGACTGCCGGGGAACGGGGACATGATGGGATCAGATGGACCGAGGTGGCAAGGAGGGAAAGACCAACAGCTATGGGGAGCCCTGGCCAGACCCATCCACCTCCCACCCATGACCCCGGTGCTGCTGGGTCTGCCTGAACCCTTTGGGGCCTGGGGGAGTCAGAAAAGTCCCATCCTGCAGATGGAGAGGGATGAtgagggtggaggaggaggaatgagactgtggagatggaggaagaggtCTTACCTGTGCCCCAAGTCTTGGAGGCTTCTGGGGGGGCCCCGTGAACTCCGCTATGCCGTCagtaaggaaaaggaaggagagtcACTCTGGCTGTTCCCCTGGACACATGGGCACGCTACAAGACCCCTGGGACCCGTGCCACGTCCCGCACCACCCTGGAGCAACGTGTCCCACTGTGGCTGAACAGCCTGACCCACCCCAGCTGTGCCACCTCCCCACAGGGTCAGACCCCCTTGGACCCCCATGCCTGGGACAggcagacacacacccccccccaaggGCAGGCAAAGCTGCTCCCCATGATCTGGGAT
Coding sequences within it:
- the CHRNA2 gene encoding neuronal acetylcholine receptor subunit alpha-2, translated to MGRLSHGIVPLIVWCFITFQTAACLQEQPGSHAEERLFKHLFTGYNRWSRPVPNTSDVVIVKFGLSIAQLIDVDEKNQMMTTNVWLKQEWSDYKLRWDPADFDNVTSIRVPSEMIWIPDIVLYNNADGEFAVTHMTKAHLFSNGKVKWVPPAIYKSSCSIDVTFFPFDQQNCKMKFGSWTYDKAKIDLENMDHHVDLKDYWESGEWAIIKAIGTYNSKKYDCCTEIYPDITFCFIIRRLPLFYTINLIIPCLLISCLTVLVFYLPSDCGEKITLCISVLLSLTVFLLLITEIIPSTSLVIPLIGEYLLFTMIFVTLSIIITVFVLNVHHRSPSTHTMPHWVRSFFLDFIPRWLFMKRPPALPPPEGTAGQYDLPGTRLSTSRCWLETDVDDKWEEEEEEEEEEEEEEEEEEEEEEKTYPSRISQAGSRGQGAQCRYDCGRQAGKTSGGSAPRVPPKGEEEQVGSDPGLMLSPSILKALEGVQYIADHLRAEDADFSVKEDWKYVAMVIDRIFLWMFIIVCLLGTVGLFLPPYLAGMI